A single genomic interval of Dromiciops gliroides isolate mDroGli1 chromosome 1, mDroGli1.pri, whole genome shotgun sequence harbors:
- the LOC122725684 gene encoding myosin regulatory light chain 12B yields MSSKKAKTKTTKKRPQRATSNVFAMFDQSQIQEFKEAFNMIDQNRDGFIDKEDLHDMLASLGKNPTDAYLDAMMNEAPGPINFTMFLTMFGEKLNGTDPEDVIRNAFACFDEEATGTIQEDYLRELLTTMGDRFTDEEVDELYREAPIDKKGNFNYIEFTRILKHGAKDKDD; encoded by the exons ATGTCAAGCAAAAAGGCAAAGACGAAGACTACAAAGAAGCGTCCTCAACGAGCAACTTCCAATGTATTTGCTATGTTTGACCAGTCACAAATTCAAGAATTCAAGGAGGCTTTTAACATGATTGATCAGAATAGAGATGGTTTCATCGACAAAGAAGATTTGCATGATATGCTTGCTTCCTTAg GGAAGAATCCAACTGATGCATACCTAGATGCTATGATGAATGAGGCTCCAGGTCCAATAAACTTCACCATGTTTCTTACTATGTTTGGTGAGAAATTAAATGGAACAGATCCAGAAGATGTGATTCGAAATGCTTTTGCTTGCTTTGATGAAGAAGCAACAG gCACCATTCAGGAAGATTACCTGAGAGAGCTACTGACGACAATGGGGGACcgatttacagatgaagaagtagaTGAGCTGTATAGGGAAGCGCCGattgacaaaaagggaaatttcAATTATATTGAGTTCACACGCATTCTTAAACATGGAGCAAAAGACAAAGATGACTGA